The Paeniglutamicibacter sulfureus genome includes a region encoding these proteins:
- a CDS encoding APC family permease encodes MSQQQILVSPPAPAAGADTSPPRTRLRGNLGVASIVFIVVAAASPLGVIGGPVPLGIAFGNGAGFPFSFVIATVVLLLFSVGFTQMTRYVPTAGAFYSYVSKGLGRGFGLGAAFVALLAYLALEAGVFGLFGPGLAELVQSYGGPDLPWWVWAAVGFVAVTALGYRNIALSGKLLAVLLIAEVAIVLVLDAVVIFSGGGPEGFATGLVTPSEIVSGAPGMGILFAILSFVGFEATAVFRDEAKDPDRTIPRATYISLISIGVFYTVSSWVLISANGESGIVANATDNPGTILQTTTQAYLGAAGGHIVQLLFVTSLFACILSFHNIASRYLFQLGARGVLSARLGKAHPVLGAPSAASVAASAAVAVLIVAAAALRLDPIGQFYTWLGGISSVGIVLLLTLTSIAVLVFFARRERGGSLWSRRVAPALGLAGLLAFFAIILLNLPALVGESSYGPFSCGVLVLLAAALVAGPAVARRRRTVVLD; translated from the coding sequence ATGTCCCAGCAACAGATTCTCGTTTCCCCGCCGGCGCCCGCTGCCGGCGCCGATACCTCGCCGCCAAGGACGCGGTTGCGCGGAAACCTCGGCGTTGCCTCCATCGTTTTCATCGTGGTTGCCGCTGCCTCGCCGCTGGGAGTCATCGGCGGCCCGGTTCCACTGGGAATCGCCTTCGGCAACGGTGCGGGCTTCCCGTTCTCATTTGTCATCGCCACCGTCGTGCTGCTGCTCTTTTCCGTGGGGTTCACCCAGATGACCCGCTACGTGCCAACCGCCGGTGCCTTTTATTCATACGTCAGCAAGGGGCTGGGCCGCGGGTTCGGCTTGGGTGCGGCCTTCGTCGCGCTGCTGGCGTACCTGGCACTCGAGGCAGGGGTCTTCGGGCTCTTCGGCCCCGGACTGGCCGAACTCGTGCAATCCTACGGTGGGCCCGACCTGCCGTGGTGGGTGTGGGCGGCGGTCGGCTTCGTCGCCGTGACGGCGCTGGGCTACAGGAATATCGCGCTCTCCGGGAAGCTCTTGGCGGTGTTGCTCATTGCAGAAGTTGCCATCGTGCTCGTGCTTGACGCGGTCGTCATCTTCTCCGGAGGCGGCCCGGAAGGCTTTGCCACCGGCCTTGTCACGCCTTCCGAAATTGTCTCGGGTGCACCTGGCATGGGAATCCTCTTCGCCATACTCAGCTTCGTCGGCTTCGAGGCCACTGCGGTCTTCCGCGACGAGGCCAAGGATCCGGATAGGACCATTCCCCGGGCTACCTACATTTCGCTGATTTCCATCGGCGTCTTCTATACGGTCTCCAGCTGGGTGCTGATCAGCGCCAACGGCGAGAGCGGCATCGTCGCCAACGCCACGGATAATCCCGGCACCATTTTGCAGACCACCACCCAGGCCTACCTGGGTGCGGCCGGCGGCCACATCGTCCAGCTGTTGTTTGTGACCAGCCTGTTCGCCTGCATCCTCTCCTTCCACAACATTGCTTCCCGGTACCTGTTCCAGCTCGGTGCCCGCGGCGTGCTGTCCGCGCGCCTGGGCAAAGCCCATCCGGTCTTGGGAGCTCCCTCAGCCGCCTCGGTGGCTGCCTCGGCAGCCGTGGCCGTGCTCATTGTCGCCGCGGCGGCGTTGCGGTTGGATCCGATCGGCCAGTTCTACACATGGCTTGGCGGAATTTCCTCGGTGGGGATCGTCCTACTGCTGACGCTGACCTCGATTGCCGTCCTGGTCTTTTTTGCGCGGCGGGAACGCGGCGGCTCGCTGTGGTCCCGCCGCGTCGCCCCCGCGCTGGGGCTGGCAGGACTTCTGGCCTTCTTCGCCATCATCCTGCTGAACCTGCCGGCCTTGGTCGGCGAGAGCAGCTATGGGCCGTTCTCCTGCGGCGTGCTGGTTCTACTGGCTGCGGCGCTGGTGGCGGGTCCCGCTGTTGCCCGGCGTCGACGAACCGTCGTTCTGGACTAG
- a CDS encoding SDR family oxidoreductase, which produces MNTIANQSTKFSGRRAVVTGASSGIGAATARHLVAAGFSVLAVARRRDRLEALAAEIGCDVLAADITSDDDVARIVEAAGDVQVLVNNAGGARGTETVADADLEKWSWMYEVNVLGTLRLTKALLPALRASGRGDIVVVSSVAGQDTYEGGGGYAAAKHAERVIARTLRLELNGEPIRVIEIVPGLVHTEEFSLRRLGGNQSAADAVYAGVSEPLSADDVAECIAWTLNRPHHVNIDELVVKPLAQAAIHKLHRTP; this is translated from the coding sequence ATGAACACCATAGCGAATCAGTCCACCAAGTTCAGCGGCCGCCGTGCCGTCGTCACCGGCGCGAGCTCCGGCATCGGTGCAGCCACCGCCCGCCATCTGGTGGCCGCAGGGTTCTCGGTGCTGGCCGTAGCCCGCCGCCGGGACCGCCTCGAGGCCCTGGCGGCGGAGATCGGCTGCGATGTGTTGGCCGCCGACATTACTTCCGATGACGACGTGGCGCGCATCGTGGAAGCCGCCGGAGATGTCCAGGTGCTGGTCAACAACGCCGGCGGTGCGCGCGGCACCGAGACCGTCGCCGACGCGGACCTGGAAAAGTGGTCCTGGATGTACGAGGTCAACGTGCTGGGCACCCTCAGGCTGACCAAGGCACTGCTGCCGGCACTGCGGGCGTCGGGACGCGGCGACATCGTGGTCGTTTCCTCGGTGGCGGGCCAGGACACCTATGAGGGCGGCGGCGGTTACGCCGCCGCGAAACACGCGGAGCGGGTCATCGCCCGGACCCTGCGGCTGGAACTGAACGGCGAACCGATCCGGGTCATCGAGATCGTGCCGGGATTGGTGCACACCGAGGAGTTTTCCCTGCGCCGTCTCGGCGGGAACCAGTCGGCAGCCGATGCCGTATATGCCGGGGTCTCCGAGCCGCTCTCGGCCGACGATGTCGCCGAATGCATCGCCTGGACCCTGAATCGACCCCACCACGTGAACATCGATGAACTGGTCGTCAAGCCGCTGGCCCAAGCGGCAATCCACAAGTTGCACCGCACGCCGTAA
- a CDS encoding YceI family protein, producing MSIEITPGTWTLDTSHSEVGFTVRHAGISKVRGAFTDVTGTLTVGESVSSSKVEAIVKTESFDSNDNNRDAHVKGADFFNVEQFPEMTFVSTGVAGSPEEFELLGELTIKDTTKPVTFKVEFGGVAVDPFGATRAGFSATTQISRKEFGITWNAALEAGGVLVGDKVTINIDSAFVLAGQN from the coding sequence ATGAGCATTGAAATCACCCCCGGCACCTGGACCCTCGACACCTCGCACAGCGAAGTTGGCTTCACCGTCCGCCACGCGGGTATCTCCAAGGTCCGCGGCGCATTCACCGATGTCACCGGCACCCTGACCGTAGGCGAATCGGTTTCCTCCTCGAAGGTCGAGGCCATCGTCAAGACCGAGTCCTTCGACTCGAACGACAACAACCGCGATGCCCACGTCAAGGGCGCGGATTTCTTCAACGTCGAGCAGTTCCCGGAAATGACCTTCGTGTCCACCGGCGTTGCAGGCTCCCCGGAAGAGTTCGAACTCCTGGGTGAATTGACGATCAAGGACACCACCAAGCCGGTGACCTTCAAGGTTGAATTTGGCGGCGTTGCGGTTGATCCGTTCGGTGCCACCCGCGCCGGCTTCTCGGCCACCACCCAGATCTCCCGCAAGGAGTTTGGCATTACCTGGAATGCTGCCCTCGAAGCCGGCGGCGTACTGGTTGGCGACAAGGTCACCATCAACATCGACTCCGCATTCGTGCTCGCGGGACAGAACTAG
- a CDS encoding pyridoxal-phosphate-dependent aminotransferase family protein, which translates to MTHIVPVRHLFGPGPCNPYPEATAALGLPLLGHLDPLFIARMDRTAEGLRTLWGTKNTRTLPLSATGSAGMEAAFVNTVKAGDVAVVAVNGLFGERMCEVASRAGAEVVRVDHEYGTPVDAQRVADAHPNPTVIAAVHAETSTGVVSDIAALGAIKKDALLIVDAVTSIGGMPVLADEWGIDVGYAGTQKCIGVAPGLAPFTISDRAFDRRVEKPQSWYLDLGLLGGYATGGSGGGRTYHHTAPVGMVASLEAGIDRILAEGLDAVTVRHQAAGKALQDGLEEMGLKLFAAEGHRLPQLTTVYVPEGMDSAKVRAYLLERFNIEIGGGVGKYASTVWRIGLMGPNANPTSVALILSALKEAIAKA; encoded by the coding sequence ATGACACATATCGTTCCGGTTCGCCACCTCTTCGGCCCCGGCCCATGCAACCCGTACCCCGAAGCCACCGCCGCACTTGGACTGCCGCTGTTGGGTCATCTTGATCCGTTGTTCATTGCCCGGATGGATCGCACGGCCGAGGGGCTGCGCACCCTGTGGGGAACCAAGAACACGCGCACGCTGCCATTGAGCGCGACCGGTTCGGCGGGCATGGAAGCCGCCTTCGTCAATACGGTGAAAGCCGGGGACGTGGCGGTCGTCGCGGTCAACGGCCTCTTTGGCGAACGCATGTGCGAGGTCGCCTCGCGCGCCGGGGCCGAAGTGGTGCGCGTGGACCACGAATACGGAACCCCGGTCGACGCCCAGCGCGTGGCCGACGCGCACCCGAACCCCACGGTCATTGCCGCAGTGCACGCCGAAACCAGCACTGGCGTCGTTTCGGACATCGCGGCACTCGGCGCCATCAAGAAGGACGCGTTGCTGATCGTTGATGCCGTCACCTCGATCGGCGGCATGCCGGTGCTCGCCGATGAATGGGGGATCGATGTCGGTTACGCCGGAACGCAAAAGTGCATCGGTGTGGCCCCGGGTCTCGCACCGTTCACGATCTCTGACCGTGCCTTCGATCGCCGCGTTGAAAAGCCGCAATCCTGGTATCTGGATCTTGGCCTGCTTGGCGGATACGCCACGGGGGGCTCCGGAGGGGGACGCACCTACCACCACACCGCGCCGGTGGGAATGGTGGCATCGCTGGAAGCGGGCATCGACCGCATCCTGGCCGAAGGGCTGGACGCTGTCACCGTACGCCACCAGGCTGCCGGAAAAGCGCTGCAGGACGGCCTGGAGGAAATGGGCCTGAAGCTGTTCGCCGCAGAAGGACACCGCCTGCCCCAGCTGACCACGGTGTACGTTCCCGAGGGAATGGATTCGGCCAAGGTCCGCGCTTACCTGCTGGAACGCTTCAACATCGAGATTGGCGGGGGCGTGGGCAAGTACGCGAGCACCGTGTGGCGCATCGGGCTGATGGGCCCAAATGCGAACCCGACTTCGGTTGCGCTGATTCTCTCGGCGCTGAAGGAAGCCATCGCCAAGGCCTAA
- a CDS encoding DUF2975 domain-containing protein, with translation MGKITVLALRIVLALGLAGSLFVQAVMVPLLAIDLNEAGPDVIAVRTPVIVIVLLGIVTVQVSMVCVWRLLSMVRRGTVFSRGAFRYVDIVIGAVAAAALLTFAMAVVLAPGEAVAPGIVLLLCGGALLVGGVALIVIVLRMLLAQALGMRAELDEVI, from the coding sequence ATGGGAAAAATTACTGTCCTCGCGTTGCGCATTGTCCTTGCGCTGGGCCTTGCCGGATCGTTGTTCGTGCAGGCGGTGATGGTCCCGCTGCTGGCCATCGACCTGAATGAGGCGGGCCCCGACGTCATTGCCGTGCGGACCCCCGTGATCGTGATTGTGTTGCTGGGTATCGTTACCGTCCAGGTTTCCATGGTCTGCGTGTGGCGGTTGTTGAGCATGGTGCGCAGGGGAACGGTATTCTCCCGCGGTGCCTTCCGCTACGTGGACATCGTGATTGGTGCCGTCGCCGCGGCAGCCTTGCTCACCTTCGCCATGGCCGTGGTGCTGGCGCCCGGCGAGGCAGTCGCCCCGGGAATAGTCCTTTTGCTCTGCGGCGGGGCACTGTTGGTCGGCGGGGTGGCGCTCATCGTCATTGTGCTGCGCATGCTGCTGGCCCAGGCTCTGGGAATGCGTGCCGAACTCGACGAGGTTATTTGA
- a CDS encoding helix-turn-helix transcriptional regulator, translated as MTAGTELGEFLKVRRALVSPAGDGGPRRRVPGLRREEVAALAKVSTDYYTRLEQGRHKRPSEAVLDALAHALQLDDLATRHLFDLARAVASPRRTESQSAVQHVRPSLHLLLASFTEHPAFIRGRRTEVLAMNPLAAFLLANFPAKPVRQRSLIRWTFLEEEARTRYVDWEKTASSMVGTLRLDAGRHPDDPLLAQLVGELAVNSAEFRTWWADHRVVERRDGIKRLNHPLVGRLDIRYEALTVTGEPDQTMFIYTTDPGSESESKLRTLASWVYGDTTARDLIETAAEHPGSQDPQPKDDPGAR; from the coding sequence ATGACAGCTGGCACCGAGCTCGGTGAGTTCCTCAAGGTCCGCCGCGCCCTGGTCTCACCTGCTGGTGACGGAGGTCCGAGACGACGCGTACCGGGACTGCGGCGGGAGGAAGTCGCCGCGCTGGCCAAGGTCAGCACCGACTACTACACCCGCCTGGAACAAGGGCGGCACAAGCGTCCGTCCGAGGCCGTGTTGGATGCCTTGGCCCATGCCCTGCAGCTCGATGACCTGGCAACCCGTCACCTGTTCGATCTTGCCCGTGCCGTGGCATCCCCGCGCCGTACCGAGTCGCAGAGCGCCGTCCAGCACGTGCGCCCTTCCTTGCATCTGCTGCTGGCCTCCTTCACCGAGCACCCGGCATTCATCCGCGGGCGACGCACCGAAGTGCTGGCCATGAACCCGTTGGCCGCCTTTCTGCTGGCGAACTTTCCCGCAAAGCCGGTACGCCAACGCAGCCTCATCCGTTGGACCTTCCTGGAGGAGGAAGCAAGAACCCGCTACGTGGACTGGGAGAAGACAGCCTCCTCGATGGTGGGTACGTTGCGTCTGGATGCCGGTCGCCACCCGGACGATCCGCTCCTGGCCCAGCTCGTGGGGGAACTGGCGGTGAACAGTGCCGAGTTCCGCACATGGTGGGCCGACCATCGCGTGGTCGAGCGCCGTGACGGGATCAAGCGGCTCAACCACCCCTTGGTGGGCCGCCTCGACATCCGTTACGAGGCCCTGACGGTCACCGGGGAGCCGGACCAGACGATGTTCATCTACACCACGGATCCCGGTTCCGAATCGGAATCCAAGCTGCGCACCCTCGCCAGCTGGGTATACGGCGACACGACGGCACGAGACCTTATCGAAACCGCCGCGGAACACCCGGGCTCGCAAGATCCCCAGCCGAAAGACGATCCGGGCGCACGCTGA
- a CDS encoding benzoate/H(+) symporter BenE family transporter, which translates to MPSPIPEKSTLDPAMAPGRSPLFERPALKPAGVRDFLRDIAPHYASNGVIGLVFSASGPIAVTLAVGAAGGLSQAELASWVFGIFLSAGLATLVMSMLYRQPLGFAWSIPGTVLLGPSLAHLSFPEVVGTFFVSGLLILALGSTGLVRRIMAAIPMPIVMAMVAAVFLRFGTDIVASSQANPVVAGPMVLAFLVLSAVPVLGRYLPPVLGTLVVGIIAVAASGQFALDSAAGPIFATPVFTAPVFTWASQLELVVPLAITVLIVQNGQGVVVLRAAGHHPPVNAFAIASGAFSLLNAGFGAVSACVTGPTNALLTSSGEKHRQYTGAVVYGLLSLVCALLAPTLTRYMLATPEAFVLALGGIAMLKALQQAFVSAFSTKFTLGALVTFVVTISGLDLFNIHAAFWGIVIGYAVSRLLERPDHAASTQVP; encoded by the coding sequence ATGCCCAGCCCGATCCCCGAGAAGAGCACATTGGACCCCGCCATGGCTCCCGGCCGTTCACCGCTGTTCGAACGCCCGGCGCTCAAGCCCGCCGGGGTGCGCGATTTCCTGCGCGACATCGCCCCGCACTATGCGAGCAACGGGGTGATCGGGCTGGTTTTCTCCGCGTCCGGGCCCATCGCGGTAACCCTTGCCGTGGGTGCCGCCGGTGGCCTGAGCCAGGCCGAATTGGCATCCTGGGTCTTTGGCATCTTCCTCTCCGCGGGCCTGGCAACGCTGGTGATGTCCATGCTCTATCGCCAGCCACTCGGATTCGCCTGGTCAATCCCCGGAACCGTGCTGTTGGGCCCGTCCCTGGCGCATCTTTCGTTCCCGGAAGTGGTGGGGACCTTCTTCGTCTCCGGCCTGCTCATCCTGGCGCTCGGGTCCACCGGCCTGGTGCGGCGGATCATGGCTGCCATTCCCATGCCCATCGTCATGGCCATGGTGGCGGCGGTGTTCCTGCGCTTCGGCACCGACATCGTCGCTTCTTCCCAGGCCAACCCGGTGGTGGCCGGGCCCATGGTGCTCGCGTTCCTCGTCCTGTCCGCAGTGCCCGTCCTAGGCAGGTACCTCCCGCCGGTGTTGGGCACCCTGGTGGTCGGCATCATCGCGGTGGCGGCCAGCGGGCAGTTTGCCCTGGACTCCGCGGCCGGACCGATCTTCGCCACCCCGGTGTTCACCGCACCTGTTTTCACCTGGGCCTCGCAACTTGAACTGGTGGTGCCGCTGGCGATCACCGTGCTGATCGTCCAGAACGGTCAAGGCGTGGTCGTGCTGCGTGCGGCGGGCCACCACCCGCCGGTCAATGCCTTCGCCATCGCCTCCGGCGCCTTCTCCTTGCTCAACGCCGGGTTCGGCGCCGTCTCCGCCTGCGTGACCGGTCCAACCAACGCCCTGCTGACTTCTTCGGGGGAAAAGCACCGGCAGTACACCGGTGCCGTGGTTTACGGCCTGTTGTCACTTGTCTGTGCACTGCTGGCCCCGACCCTGACCCGCTACATGCTCGCCACCCCGGAGGCCTTCGTTCTGGCCCTGGGCGGCATTGCCATGCTCAAGGCCCTCCAGCAGGCCTTCGTCAGCGCATTCTCCACAAAGTTCACCCTCGGTGCACTGGTGACCTTCGTCGTCACGATCTCGGGCCTGGACCTGTTCAACATCCACGCAGCGTTCTGGGGCATCGTCATCGGTTACGCCGTATCCCGACTGTTGGAGCGGCCCGACCATGCCGCCTCCACGCAGGTCCCGTGA
- a CDS encoding ArsR/SmtB family transcription factor has translation MVVHLLSELEIDRIFQAMADATRRDIIKQAMLREQSVSDLAKRYEMSFAAVQKHVAVLEKASLITKERRGREQIVHGNLESLRRAARLLEAYEGIWRQRVGMIGDILSGEHEGVRP, from the coding sequence ATGGTTGTACATCTATTGAGTGAACTCGAGATCGACCGCATCTTCCAGGCCATGGCAGATGCAACCCGGCGCGACATCATCAAGCAGGCGATGCTTCGGGAACAGTCGGTCTCCGATTTGGCGAAGCGCTATGAGATGAGCTTCGCAGCCGTGCAAAAGCACGTGGCGGTGCTCGAGAAAGCATCGCTGATCACCAAGGAGCGACGCGGAAGGGAGCAGATTGTGCACGGGAACCTGGAATCCTTGCGCCGTGCCGCCCGGCTGCTGGAAGCCTACGAGGGCATTTGGCGGCAACGCGTCGGCATGATCGGAGACATTCTCTCCGGCGAACATGAAGGAGTAAGACCATGA
- a CDS encoding SRPBCC family protein encodes MSVISVQTDPENLTLTLVAEFEARKERVWQVWEDPRQLERWWGPPTWPATFVRHEFSEGGECRYYMTGPDGEKARGWWKILSVDAPNGFEFQDGFAGDDGEPSGFLGTTRCVVSLEEQDGKTRMTSVSSFESAEQLEEMTKMGMDEGMREAAGQIDAILAETPVR; translated from the coding sequence ATGAGCGTCATCAGCGTTCAAACCGACCCGGAAAACCTCACCCTCACGCTCGTTGCCGAATTTGAGGCAAGGAAGGAACGCGTCTGGCAGGTCTGGGAAGATCCCCGGCAGCTCGAGCGGTGGTGGGGCCCGCCGACGTGGCCCGCAACCTTCGTTCGGCACGAGTTTTCCGAGGGTGGGGAATGCAGGTACTACATGACTGGACCGGACGGTGAGAAGGCCCGTGGCTGGTGGAAGATCTTGTCGGTAGATGCGCCGAACGGCTTTGAATTCCAGGACGGATTCGCCGGGGACGACGGGGAGCCAAGCGGCTTTCTCGGCACCACGCGTTGCGTGGTCAGCCTGGAGGAACAAGACGGGAAAACCCGGATGACCTCGGTGTCCTCATTTGAAAGCGCCGAGCAGCTCGAGGAAATGACCAAGATGGGCATGGACGAGGGCATGCGCGAGGCAGCGGGACAGATCGACGCGATTCTTGCCGAGACTCCTGTCAGATAG